The window GCTTCGCACCCACCGCCCGGCCATCGTGGCCACCTCGGACCCCTACCGGCGCTACATCTGGCACCGGGACCACCGGATCGTGGGCCAGGTGGTCCTCGACGCGGTCTTCCCCTTCGCCCGGGACCACCTGGCCTACCCGGACCTCCTGGCCGACGGGTTGGAGCCCCACAAGGTCCAGGAGATCTGGTTCTTCGGCTCCGAGGACCCCAACCACCGGGTCGACCTGGCCCAGACCTTCGCGCGCAAGCTCGAGGCCCTGCGCTGCCATGAGAGCCAGGTGCGGGAGCTCAACCTCCCGGACCTGGAAGCGTGGCTGCGGCAGTGGTGCCGGGGCATGGCCGGCGGCTCGGAGTTCGAGCTCGCCGAGGCCTTCCACCGGGTGGTGGCGCCCCGGTAGGGGCGTACCCGCTCACACGCTGAAGCGGATGTTCAGGATGTCGCCGTCCTGCACCACATAGTCCTTGCCCTCCACCCGCAGGGTCCCCCGCTCCCGGCACGCGGCCTGGCTGCCGGCCGCCACGAAGTCGTCGTAGGCCACGGTCTCGGCTCGGATAAAGCCCCGCTCCAGATCCGTGTGGATGGCGCCGGCGGCCTGGGGGGCCCGGGTGCCCTGGCGCACGGTCCAGGCCCGGCA is drawn from Thermodesulfobacteriota bacterium and contains these coding sequences:
- a CDS encoding PIG-L deacetylase family protein, whose protein sequence is MKPLCDALVIAAHPDDAEFGVAGTVAGWTGEGKRVVYVVCTDGEKGTTDRRVRPEDLARTRRDEQRAAAAVLGVAEVVFLGYPDQGLEDTPEFRKRLVRELRTHRPAIVATSDPYRRYIWHRDHRIVGQVVLDAVFPFARDHLAYPDLLADGLEPHKVQEIWFFGSEDPNHRVDLAQTFARKLEALRCHESQVRELNLPDLEAWLRQWCRGMAGGSEFELAEAFHRVVAPR